In Streptomyces sp. NBC_01426, one genomic interval encodes:
- a CDS encoding DNRLRE domain-containing protein — MHRSRGTAIALALSLAGTGTAIGLGLVPQAAAVTPPVAFTADALSTWQPNGVVWALAETGGQVFVGGTFSTVRPPSGGGEQSAVNFVALDAATGAPTSCELDFTVGGGTATVRALTLSPDKKTLYAGGYFGAVNGTPVSSVAAIDVATCTVKTSFRPAFAATVRALAVTGDTVYAGGDFLTVAGQPRQRFAAVATADGALRPFTADADDPGRAVEVTPDGENVLLGGDFFTVNGTNSHALAVVDATSGALTRSYPGFIENNSVVKDIATDATGFYTANEGTGGGVFDGRIAVDLSDLNQRWRDTCLGATQAVLPYQSVLYSASHAHDCSSVGEFPDGQRHHLLAQPTASVGKLGWAPDTNDGIGEGIGPRVMTIGSKGGAQYLWVGGEFTTVNGAAQQSLTRFSSTGDTGAPTVPVASAVSFKPGEVQVRWRTSLDLDDSALTYKIYRNGAAVAIGTVTADSLFFRRPQASWTDTTASPGQSYTYRVAATDAAGNTSALSGTSTVTVPTSVDAYPNAVRTDGAQQYWRYDESAAPFVADSSDGGNQSGIHLNGPALRQTPGAVTGASTAIGFNGTNQQVYGDKRQSIGGSYSIETWFKTNTTRGGKLLGFGNNQDRNSSQYDKHIYMTNDGRLVYGVYTGATRTITTPGSYNDNQWHHVVGTQGPGGMTLYVDGVQRGTLNVTTHENYTGFWHVGADNLNGWPDRPTSDFWAGQLDESAVYPTVLSAAQVQNHHTLASAPADSVVEVTAAEDTYANAGAPGTNYGTSGSLAVRGTALYASYLRFNLPAAPAGTVLKSATLAVKTSTMSGAGTTDTVSVVPITGAWTEGGTTYTNRPALGTPALGSFPGIPDGSAVHSTGLDTDTVAGALGGSHGLALTSAGTDALWLWSSEAAANEGTPRLTLTFGAP, encoded by the coding sequence ATGCATAGATCCAGAGGGACGGCGATCGCTCTCGCCCTGTCCCTGGCCGGCACCGGCACGGCCATCGGCCTCGGCCTCGTCCCGCAGGCCGCGGCCGTCACCCCGCCCGTGGCCTTCACCGCCGACGCGCTGTCGACCTGGCAGCCCAACGGCGTCGTCTGGGCCCTCGCCGAAACCGGCGGTCAGGTCTTCGTCGGCGGCACCTTCTCGACCGTACGTCCCCCCTCGGGCGGCGGCGAGCAGTCGGCGGTGAACTTCGTGGCGCTCGACGCCGCGACCGGCGCCCCGACCTCCTGCGAGCTGGACTTCACCGTCGGCGGCGGCACCGCGACCGTCCGCGCGCTCACCCTCTCCCCGGACAAGAAGACCCTGTACGCGGGCGGCTACTTCGGCGCCGTCAACGGCACACCGGTCTCCAGCGTCGCCGCCATCGACGTGGCCACCTGCACGGTGAAGACCTCCTTCCGTCCGGCCTTCGCCGCCACCGTGCGCGCCCTCGCCGTCACCGGCGACACCGTCTACGCGGGCGGCGACTTCCTCACCGTCGCGGGACAGCCGCGCCAACGGTTCGCCGCCGTGGCCACGGCCGACGGCGCACTGCGCCCCTTCACCGCCGACGCGGACGATCCTGGCCGCGCCGTCGAGGTGACCCCCGACGGGGAGAACGTCCTCCTCGGCGGGGACTTCTTCACCGTCAACGGCACGAACAGCCACGCCCTCGCGGTCGTCGACGCCACGAGCGGCGCGCTCACCAGGTCCTACCCGGGCTTCATCGAGAACAACTCGGTCGTCAAGGACATCGCCACCGACGCCACCGGCTTCTACACCGCCAACGAGGGCACGGGCGGCGGCGTCTTCGACGGCCGCATCGCCGTCGACCTGAGCGACCTGAACCAGCGGTGGCGCGACACCTGCCTCGGCGCCACCCAGGCCGTGCTGCCCTACCAGAGCGTCCTGTACAGCGCCTCGCACGCGCACGACTGCTCCAGCGTCGGGGAGTTCCCCGACGGCCAGCGCCACCACCTCCTCGCCCAGCCGACGGCGAGCGTGGGCAAGCTCGGATGGGCCCCCGACACCAACGACGGCATCGGCGAGGGCATCGGCCCGCGGGTGATGACGATCGGCTCGAAGGGCGGTGCGCAGTACCTGTGGGTCGGCGGTGAGTTCACCACCGTCAACGGGGCCGCGCAGCAGAGCCTGACGCGGTTCTCCTCCACCGGGGACACCGGGGCGCCCACCGTCCCGGTCGCGAGCGCCGTCAGTTTCAAGCCGGGCGAGGTCCAGGTGCGCTGGCGCACCAGCCTCGACCTCGACGACAGCGCCCTGACCTACAAGATCTACCGCAACGGGGCGGCCGTTGCGATCGGCACGGTCACCGCGGACTCGCTGTTCTTCAGGCGCCCGCAGGCCTCCTGGACGGACACCACGGCCTCGCCCGGCCAGTCGTACACCTACCGGGTGGCGGCGACGGACGCCGCCGGCAACACCAGCGCCCTGTCGGGGACCTCGACCGTGACGGTGCCGACGTCCGTCGACGCGTACCCGAACGCCGTCCGCACCGACGGCGCCCAGCAGTACTGGCGCTACGACGAATCGGCCGCGCCGTTCGTCGCGGACTCCTCCGACGGGGGGAACCAGAGCGGCATCCACCTGAACGGCCCGGCCCTGCGCCAGACGCCCGGCGCGGTCACCGGCGCGAGCACGGCCATCGGATTCAACGGCACCAACCAACAGGTGTACGGCGACAAGCGGCAGAGCATCGGCGGCAGCTACTCGATCGAGACCTGGTTCAAGACGAACACCACCCGCGGCGGCAAGCTCCTCGGGTTCGGGAACAACCAGGACCGCAACAGCAGTCAGTACGACAAGCACATCTACATGACCAATGACGGCCGGCTCGTGTACGGCGTCTACACCGGGGCCACCCGCACCATCACGACCCCGGGCAGCTACAACGACAACCAGTGGCACCACGTCGTCGGCACCCAGGGCCCCGGCGGCATGACCCTGTACGTGGACGGCGTCCAGAGGGGAACCCTCAACGTCACCACCCACGAGAACTACACCGGCTTCTGGCACGTCGGCGCGGACAACCTGAACGGATGGCCGGACCGTCCGACGAGCGACTTCTGGGCCGGTCAACTCGACGAGAGCGCCGTCTACCCGACCGTGCTCAGCGCGGCGCAGGTGCAGAACCACCACACCCTCGCCTCCGCGCCCGCCGACTCCGTCGTCGAGGTCACGGCAGCCGAGGACACCTACGCCAACGCGGGCGCCCCGGGCACCAACTACGGCACCTCGGGCTCCCTCGCCGTGCGCGGCACCGCCCTGTACGCGAGCTACCTGCGCTTCAACCTGCCCGCCGCGCCCGCGGGCACGGTGCTCAAGTCGGCCACGCTCGCGGTCAAGACCAGCACGATGAGCGGAGCCGGCACCACCGACACCGTCTCGGTGGTCCCGATCACCGGCGCGTGGACCGAGGGCGGGACCACGTACACCAACCGCCCCGCCCTCGGCACCCCGGCGCTCGGCAGCTTCCCGGGCATCCCGGACGGCTCGGCGGTGCACAGCACCGGGTTGGACACGGACACCGTCGCGGGCGCGCTGGGCGGTTCCCACGGTCTGGCCCTGACGAGCGCGGGCACGGACGCGTTGTGGCTGTGGTCCTCGGAGGCCGCCGCCAACGAGGGGACACCGCGCCTGACGCTGACCTTCGGCGCGCCGTGA
- a CDS encoding DUF3224 domain-containing protein translates to MPTSTTGTFTFADWKELPVGPADATPRLAHATVTNAFSGGVEAAATTCDYTVAYASPTSGGFAGMELVAGRVDGRAGTFVWEERGTFDADGTTRCTFSVVPGSATGELAGLSGSGSFTARHGEPSVAYAFTYDLG, encoded by the coding sequence ATGCCCACGTCCACGACCGGCACCTTCACCTTCGCCGACTGGAAGGAACTTCCGGTCGGCCCGGCCGACGCGACGCCGCGCCTGGCTCACGCCACCGTCACCAACGCCTTCTCCGGGGGTGTCGAGGCCGCCGCGACGACCTGTGACTACACGGTGGCGTACGCGTCGCCGACCTCGGGCGGCTTCGCCGGCATGGAGTTGGTGGCGGGCCGGGTGGACGGGCGCGCGGGCACGTTCGTGTGGGAGGAGCGCGGCACCTTCGACGCCGACGGCACCACGCGTTGCACGTTCTCGGTGGTCCCGGGCAGCGCCACGGGAGAGTTGGCGGGCCTCTCGGGTTCGGGTTCCTTCACCGCCCGTCACGGCGAGCCCTCCGTCGCGTACGCGTTCACGTACGACCTGGGTTAG